In the genome of Phycisphaerales bacterium, one region contains:
- a CDS encoding tetratricopeptide repeat protein, with product MFVGRWQVPVALIAATAVGVALYRMVPPPPQVDFAVALADLALLEEAEDFAAAADAIGNLLALEPPLPPGERGMLHERMTGVLYRAEQRAHRHEPLNLQNLMEHARQAQELGRPDTAEMFLRVAFARLWLGHEEAALGSFRAALDAGLPTDDRRTALRAVVDLLAERPEARFERRRILDHVLHDPGATAPFLWWALRYAVTDALDERDTLRARELLDAHGGTLATSDLRGYREHLDALVTLYEGQPDAAAPVARWVDDWLTDAPRVPLGLDEFGHLPSLNRWLLGRIDLELMRPEDALASFEAALAYQPEPGLHVAAEIGRGLALGTLGHEAAAMAAFRAALEVPGLHNARRVHAVGELQAALARLFQTSWELGSYGAALDYLALAAELTPTSQEAARLDWYERLGRACLTAAAASAGETARDFDERGGIALEHAAVYARFDEPRLADLLWTAAEAYDRAGRLGALQRVLQAFVDGRSDHPRMPAALLQLGRVSEAHRRPQDALAWYQRVAAEYPKLEEAARARLMSAAALVGLGSEHFDEAELRLVTLLTDGTVAPDAAVYREALLTLCELYDYQQRYADEIGRLEDYLRLYPESSDHLRARFMLADAYRRSAYQLRTGAGPGVAPEAALSESAVRFRRAADLYAALLTDLDAQSVQAVTPATALLTRLSLQYRADCYYELNEPAALDTALRIYRQVTARYNNQPAALMAHLQIANVHLRLGDVTEAGRAIERARWLLRSMPTLTQSSLAGLDRDEWERFLDVVSQSRLFEDVFAAAP from the coding sequence ATGTTCGTCGGCCGGTGGCAGGTGCCGGTGGCGCTGATCGCGGCGACCGCGGTCGGCGTGGCCCTGTACCGTATGGTGCCGCCGCCACCGCAGGTGGATTTCGCTGTCGCTCTGGCGGACCTGGCACTGCTGGAGGAAGCCGAGGATTTCGCTGCCGCGGCCGATGCCATCGGTAACCTGCTGGCGCTGGAACCACCGCTGCCGCCCGGCGAACGCGGCATGCTCCACGAGCGCATGACGGGCGTGCTGTACCGTGCGGAGCAACGCGCGCACCGGCACGAGCCGCTCAACCTGCAAAATCTGATGGAACACGCGCGGCAGGCGCAAGAACTGGGGCGGCCGGATACAGCCGAGATGTTCCTCCGGGTGGCGTTTGCGCGCTTGTGGCTGGGGCACGAGGAAGCGGCTCTTGGCAGTTTCCGGGCGGCGTTGGATGCGGGGCTTCCCACGGACGATCGGCGCACCGCCTTGCGGGCTGTCGTGGATCTCCTGGCCGAACGGCCGGAAGCACGTTTCGAACGTCGCCGCATCCTCGATCATGTGCTGCATGACCCGGGGGCGACCGCGCCCTTCTTATGGTGGGCACTTCGGTATGCCGTCACAGACGCACTCGACGAGCGCGATACTCTGCGGGCGCGCGAGTTGCTCGATGCGCACGGCGGGACGCTCGCCACGTCCGATCTGCGCGGCTATCGCGAGCATCTCGATGCCCTCGTGACCTTGTACGAAGGGCAACCGGACGCCGCTGCACCCGTGGCACGGTGGGTCGATGACTGGCTGACCGATGCCCCGCGGGTACCGCTGGGGCTGGACGAGTTCGGTCACTTGCCGAGCTTGAACCGCTGGCTGCTGGGGCGTATCGACCTGGAACTGATGCGGCCGGAAGATGCCCTGGCGAGCTTCGAAGCCGCACTCGCGTATCAGCCGGAACCCGGGTTGCACGTGGCGGCCGAAATCGGACGGGGGTTGGCGCTGGGGACTCTCGGCCACGAGGCAGCGGCGATGGCGGCTTTTCGCGCTGCGCTCGAAGTGCCGGGATTGCACAACGCCCGGCGAGTGCACGCCGTCGGTGAATTGCAGGCGGCACTGGCGCGACTTTTCCAGACATCCTGGGAACTGGGTTCTTACGGGGCGGCCTTGGATTACCTGGCGCTCGCGGCAGAACTGACTCCGACCAGCCAGGAGGCCGCCCGGCTGGATTGGTATGAGCGTCTGGGAAGGGCTTGCCTGACTGCGGCGGCGGCCTCGGCGGGTGAAACCGCGCGAGACTTCGATGAGCGCGGAGGGATCGCGCTGGAACACGCCGCTGTGTATGCACGATTCGACGAGCCGCGCTTGGCCGATCTGCTCTGGACTGCGGCGGAGGCGTACGACCGTGCCGGACGACTGGGAGCGCTGCAGCGGGTGCTCCAGGCATTCGTGGACGGCCGGAGCGATCATCCGCGCATGCCGGCGGCGCTGCTGCAACTGGGGCGTGTTTCGGAGGCCCACCGCCGGCCACAGGATGCGCTCGCCTGGTACCAGCGCGTCGCGGCGGAGTATCCCAAGCTGGAAGAAGCTGCCCGGGCGCGGTTGATGAGTGCGGCGGCGCTGGTCGGGCTGGGGTCGGAGCACTTCGACGAGGCCGAACTGCGCCTCGTGACCCTCTTGACCGACGGCACCGTGGCGCCCGATGCGGCGGTGTACCGTGAAGCCCTGCTGACACTGTGCGAACTCTACGACTACCAGCAGCGTTATGCCGATGAGATCGGGCGGCTGGAAGACTACCTCCGGCTGTATCCCGAAAGCTCTGATCACCTGCGGGCGCGATTCATGCTGGCGGATGCGTATCGCCGCAGCGCGTACCAATTGCGGACGGGGGCCGGGCCCGGCGTAGCGCCCGAAGCGGCGTTGTCCGAAAGTGCGGTGCGCTTCCGACGTGCGGCCGACCTGTACGCTGCCCTGCTGACGGACCTGGATGCCCAGTCTGTCCAGGCCGTGACACCGGCGACGGCGCTGCTGACGCGGCTATCCCTCCAATACCGCGCGGACTGTTACTACGAATTGAATGAACCCGCCGCCCTGGACACGGCGCTGCGGATCTACCGCCAGGTCACGGCGCGCTACAACAACCAGCCCGCGGCGCTGATGGCGCACCTTCAGATCGCCAACGTGCATCTGCGGTTGGGTGATGTGACCGAGGCGGGGCGCGCGATCGAACGGGCCCGCTGGTTGCTCCGCAGTATGCCGACGCTTACCCAGTCCTCACTCGCCGGTCTCGATCGTGACGAGTGGGAGCGATTTCTCGACGTGGTCTCCCAATCCCGGCTTTTTGAGGACGTGTTCGCCGCCGCGCCGTAG